A genomic window from Quercus lobata isolate SW786 chromosome 10, ValleyOak3.0 Primary Assembly, whole genome shotgun sequence includes:
- the LOC115964419 gene encoding transcription factor bHLH47-like translates to MVPSSSFASLCFTLNCKSATEAALAIVAAIEVALAVVASDSSTMYCPDDYIPKREWLSRGGIIADSDQGQTQQNGGKASVLCEATRLLRVSLSQIECLKKEHASLLSESNYVTVEKNELREENSALEIEIEKLQSELEERIVQSKPDLNVPPPEFQLPELTSHFPGDSVRLPAVEPSSHQLFAVFVLPIRPEALLDVTQQTFKPNSNVSKPHARYPTPMDSWPSQLLGEQPTARKEF, encoded by the exons ATGgttccttcttcttcctttgcttcTCTTTGTTTCACGCTAAACTGCAAGTCTGCAAccg AAGCCGCTCTTGCAATTGTTGCAGCGATAGAAGTCGCTCTTGCAGTTGTTGCTTCTGATTCTTCTACCATGTATtgt cCCGATGACTATATCCCCAAACGGGAGTGGCTAAGCAGAGGAGGCATCATTGCTGACTCGGATCAAG GACAGACCCAACAGAACGGTGGAAAGGCCTCTGTACTTTGTGAAGCTACTCGATTGTTGAGGGTCTCGTTAAGCCAGATTGAGTGCCTCAAAAAGGAGCATGCATCTCTCTTGTCTGAATCTAACTAT GTGACCGTTGAGAAGAATGAGCTGAGGGAGGAGAATTCTGCCCTAGAAATCGAGATTGAAAAACTACAAAGTGAACTAGAAGAGAGAATAGTCCAATCTAAACCCGACTTGAATGTACCTCCTCCCGAATTTCAGCTACCAGAACTGACGTCACATTTCCCGGGAGACTCTGTCAGATTGCCTGCTGTAGAACCCTCATCACATCAATTATTTGCTGTCTTTGTCCTCCCCATTCGTCCAGAGGCATTGCTTGATGTTACCCAGCAGACATTTAAGCCCAACTCAAATGTGAGCAAACCACATGCCAGGTATCCCACTCCAATGGATTCATGGCCATCCCAACTTCTTGGGGAGCAACCAACAGCAAGGAAGGAATTTTAA